One stretch of Vicia villosa cultivar HV-30 ecotype Madison, WI unplaced genomic scaffold, Vvil1.0 ctg.000941F_1_1, whole genome shotgun sequence DNA includes these proteins:
- the LOC131632440 gene encoding histidine-containing phosphotransfer protein 4-like, with translation MDRNNSRRQVAAMKQSLFDQGLLDEQFIQLEELQDDANPNFVEEIVTLYYRDSSRLISNLEQTLERNPLDFNKLDTIMHQFKGSSSSIGAKKVKAESTLIREYCRTGNAEGCRKSYQQMKKEYVALRKKLENYFQLARQVGPIERACRPK, from the exons ATGGACAGAAACAATTCCCGCAGACAAGTTGCTGCAATGAAACAGTCACTCTTTGATCAG GGACTTCTTGATGAACAATTTATCCAACTTGAAGAATTGCAAGATGATGCTAATCCtaattttgttgaagaaattgTGACTCTTTACTACCGCGATTCCTCTAGACTTATCTCTAACTTAGAACAAACTCT GGAGAGGAATCCATTGGATTTCAACAAGTTGGACACAATCATGCATCAGTTCAAAGGAAGCAGCTCAAG CATTGGAGCGAAAAAGGTGAAAGCAGAATCGACTCTAATTAGGGAATATTGCAGAACAGGAAATGCAGAAGG GTGTAGGAAGAGCTATCAACAAATGAAGAAAGAATATGTAGCTTTGAGAAAGAAACTGGAAAATTATTTTCAACTAGCTAGGCAAGTTGGCCCTATTGAAAGAGCATGTCGCCCAAAGTAA